The window ATAAAATATTTAAATATCCAATAGGGAAGAAGAATGAAAAAACTCATATTCCTCGGATAAGAAAACAATAATTTCAAAATAATACCGACAATCGTACCGCAGGCTTCCTGCTGATGTTTTAATTCGAGCAAGCAAAGTATTTCATTCTTTATTACTCCGATGATAACAGGCCCGTGATTGCGATACATGTGCTCGTCTTGATACAGGGGTTTCAAAAAAAGTAAATCACTCATCAAACGAGTCGAAAGCGGTGCTAATGACCAACTGCCACCGGGGCGAATTCTATAAGCACCGAGCTTCTCATTTATGCAGTACAAGATACCGTGCAATGTAATCAAAAGATCGAGCCCGCTATGCCTACTATTTCTGGCAAACCAGTCAGGAGGGTTAACGAGTATCTCCCTTCTGAATACCAATGAATTGCTTGGCGACATGCCGAAGGGGACAATATCTTCAGTCCTGATTTCAGGTTTAACTTTTTTATTGTAGAAAGCAAAATAATCAACGGAAATGATCTGCCCATTATCGTCGACGATAATTGCATTTGAGAAGCATCCAGCTAAATCAGTATTATTTTCAAGTGCGTCCACCTGTCTCTGAAGCTTGCTCGGATCAGTCCAGAAGTCATCGCCTTCAAAATAGGCGATATATTTCCCTGACGGCGCAGCCATCAGATCCATCCAGTTCTGCGCAGCCCCCACATTCCGTTCCTGGAGAATGAGCTTAATGAATGCTGGATAGTTACGTGCATACTCCAATACTATCTCCCTTGTCCCGTCTGTCGAAAAATCGTCCGCGACTATCAGTTCCCAAGTAAAATTCACCTTTTGCATCAATACACCATCTATGGCTTCTCTGATGTATTTGGCATGATTATACGTAATTAAACAGACTGAAAGTAGCGGCTCACTCATTCTTGTGACCCTTTTTACACATCAAGAAAATACTTGAACAGAAATCAGGATATTGCTGTCCCAACTGATAACAGCCCTCAAGATATTCTTTAGAGATGATGTCCGTGTGCAGCAATTTATCCCACTGGAAGTTCGCCAAAGCCTTAAAAAAGATACCTGACCGATGCACCACCTTCAGCCCAGCCTCTACAGCATCCCTTTCCAAAGTATCCAATGAATAGGTGCGACGATGCCCATGCTCTGCCTCTGCCCGAGTAACGGCAGCATTATGAGAGATTAATCCCATCTTGACGGCGATCTGCCGGGAAGGAGCGTTCGCATTGGGACAAACTAGAAAAAACCTGCCGTTCTCCGCCAGCCACTCATCGTTGACGCGTTTCATTATCATCACAGGATCATCCAAGTGTTCCAACACATGGGTCATTACGATATTGTCATAGTGCATGGGCAGGGTCGCATTTTCGAAAAGTGAATGCACGAACTTCACCTGTTCACCAAGTTTCTTTTTGGCTTCCACAACGGCGACATCCGATGCTTCAACGCAGGTAATATCATCGAAGTAGGAGAGAAATCTTCTGGTGAAGTTGCCCTTATAGCTTCCCAGTTCCAGCAGGCTCCCCTTATTGAAGAAAGGCTCAAACGATTTGATCATATAGGGATGCATCACGTCGAAATCGAAGTTATAGGCATATTTTTCATTTTCGGAATTATCCGAATCATCCAACTCGTCGTTATAGTTCCTTCCCATGATCATTCTTTCCCCTCATCGGTACCGTCATATAATTCCGCAGCACGTGCCAAGCAGTCAACCGCTTTCACTATTCATCCAAAACGGCAAGACCAAACCCGGATCTGCCGAATTCATTGCCGTTGTAAAGCATATAAACTATTTCTCCAGACTTGAAAACGTGGGGATAACATTGCATCTGAGAATCCCATCCATCCTCGGAAACATCTATACCAGCATTGCTATCATCTCTTTTCCAATTGACTAAATCATCCGAATAGGCATAACCAATCCTATAAGAATTATCGCTTTGCGTTCTGAAGTCGTGCGCTTGCCTATAGCAAAAATACATATGATATATCTCGTTTCGGTGAAAGACCGTCGGCAGTGCCTGGCACTCGTCTGCATTCAGCCTGTCCGCGATTATCTGCCTGCCCTCTCTCAGCCAATTCATGCCATCTTCAGACGTTGCATGTGCGATCTTATATACCCGTTCGGGCTGGTCTGAATCCACAAATTTCTTCCACGCTGTGCCATGAATGTACCACATGTGATATCGTCCTCCATACACAGCCACACACGCATCACCGATCAAAAAGGGTTCATGAAGCGACGCAGCCATGATCGGGCCGTTCCCGTGCTTCTGGAACGTATAACCGTTATCATGACTGATCGCCAGCCCGATGGCAGCATCTGCGGGGACTGAGATCTTTCTGTTCCAGCCCGTTGTATAGGCAAGCACCCTGTCCTCCTCTTGCAGCACATTGATCGGAAATATCCCATGCTCATCAAAACAGCCCAGCCTGCCCAGTTCGATCACTGTATGCTTTGAGATGCCAATAATGTTTCGCATATCTGCATCAAAATCGACGAAGGCCACGTGACTTAAGAATTTTCCGGCAGAATCTCTCTGCCTTGTAGAAAAATAGACTCTTACCCGATCGCACAGGACCAATGCTTGAGGTGCCTGTGCGAATTCGGCACATCCGTGGGGAAGCGAATGCTCCGTCGGATCAAATATCTTTCCTGATTTCACCCAGTGCAATTGTCACTCCAATGCCAGGCGCCGTCCAATTTCGCCAATCCGATACCGGCCAGCCCCATGCCATTGCCCTGGTACAGCATGTATGTTTCTCCATCGAGCATGAACAGATGCGGGTAACTCACCATTTCCGAATCCCATCCTTCTTCAGAGACGTCCAATCCGACGAGCTCATCGCGTCTGCACCAATTGATCATGTCGTCAGAGCATGAGTACCCGATCCGGTACCCGCCCTCTTTACTCTTGTAGTTATGGCTAGGCCGGTAAGACATGAACATATGGTATTTCCCATCACGATATGTCACATCAGGACATGCCTGGCACTCATGCGCACCCAACCTGTCCGGGATCAGATCTCTTCCAAGCTTGCTCCAGTTAATGCCGTCATCAGAAGATGCCATGCGTATCTTATAGACCGGCTCAGGTTTACTGTCTGTCTTCAGCCATTCTTTACCGGATACATACCACAGATACCATTTTTCTCCGTATTTTCTGATCCTGGGACTGCCAAGCAAGAATGGCTCATCAGGACTGTAGGAGAGGACAGGTCCATCTCCCAGTCTGGCAAATGAGTCGCCGTTATCGTGGCTTATTGCCAGTCCTATAGCTCCGTTGAACGGCACAGACTCACATCGGGTCCACCCTGCGTAGTACACCCGCACCTGATCCTGATAGCGGATCACAGAGATCGGGTTCGTCCCGAACTCATCGAATGTCCCATATGCGCCCAAGCTCAAGATCGGGTTACTGCAGATATTGATGACCTTCAGCAGGTCCCAGCGGTCCAGGTCAATGTAGGTCAGATAACTAAGATACTGGCCAGCCGAAGCAGGCGCAGGCCTCGAACAAAAATAGACCCGGACATGTCTTTCGTATAGGAGCGTTGAAGGGGATTGTGCAAACTCCTGCAGCCAGCTTTCATTTACATGTTCTCGCGGATCAAAGATTTTTCCGAGCTTTTCCCAGTGAAACATTAAGACTCCCTTGACCCTATCGAAGCAGACATTCGACACTATCCACATCAAACACCGGGATGTCCCATTTTTCTTTCACTGCGCGCCGGTCGAACCAATAATTGTCGATGAATATAGCCCCTTCAGGATCAATAAAGGTCCACTTCTCCTGATGATCGGAAATATGGACTATTTTTTCAAACAGGTACTCAGAAATGCCGCAGGCACGCAGCGTCTCCCCGATGCTCTGCAGATGTTTCGTAAGCAGCACGACAGCTATCCCCTTATTACGGCATTGATATAAGAAGGCCATAATACGGTCATGGACATGCTTTCCAGCTACCACGGTCTCATCAAAATCAATATACACGCGCTGGAATTCGAATGAAGCCTTGAACCTGTTATGCAGGCAACGGTCAAGCTGAACAGCATAGTTGTTCTGCAATATCTCGACCGGCGTCCCCATCGCATTGAAGAGGCTCAAAAGCGCAAAATTCACTCCACAATGCCGATAGAGACCCATGGTGCTCGACTGGCGGGGTGCAAACTCCATGAGCTTATGGTCTCCCCTGCCGTCCTTCTTAACCTGAAAAAACCAGGCCCCGTTCAGAGAGACCGTTTCATTTATGTCTTGAGCAATGTGCCTTATCTCATCGGTTAGTTCCACGGCAGTGGACCGGAACGAAATTCCCATCTGGATCCTCTCGCGTGTTCTGGGACCAATAAACAGAAGTTTACCCCTACCATCGGTAAAGCAGTCGACGCTAAGCTCTTCCCCGGGAAGGAACTCCGTGACCAGCAGATCGGTTTTCTTCCCTAAATAGAATCTCAAGTCCTCCGCGTTCCCGGCCACATAAGTCCCTTTACCGCCCTGTCCGTCATTCGGTTTCAGGAAAACCGGGAACGGAAGATCGTCATACGGCTCATCGAACACCGCCGGACAGAAACCGAAAGACCTGAAACGATCATAGGTCAGCTGTTTGAACCGGGCGATCCGATTTGTCTCGTAACACGATGTTACTATGCAGGCATCTATTTCAGCTTGATGCTCTGAGAGAAAGCAGGCGACCGTATCGTGCGTCGGATATACGAACCCGATTTGAAACGTCTGAATTAATCGGTTGAAACGTACGATAAAATCGGGCTGGTCAATATAGAGCGGCTCTTCAATATATCGAGCCTCTTCGTAGACATAGGAAGCATGATCGCTCTTGCCTGACGCACCGAAAACATCGGTGTGATGACTGTATTTCAGCGAGTTATATATCTCCAGCCCTATTTCAGAGCCGGCCGGAAAGATCAACACACGATGTTTCGGTCTCATGGACATCAATCAGCCGCCGGCGCGACTTCTGCCAGGACACTGCAGCAGAGCTCAGGATAAACGATCCCGGCCATACAGAGCGCCCGGATAATCTTCTCATCGAGATCCAGCGAGATGAGTTGGCGAGTGGTCAAAGGCTTGAGATATATGCCCTCCAACCGCGTAATCGTACAGCCGGCATCCTCAATGTCCTTCCGGAGCGAATCGATCGTGTAGTAGCGCTTATGTCCCAGGAGCAGGTCATGCTCGGAAAGCTGCTTCATATCAGGCAGTAGGCCTGCCAGATGGCCGAGCCTTCGGTTTAATACCTCGGCATTGGGCACGGTCACGAACATCCTGCCGCCCGACGTCAGGAAGTTTCGGAACCGCTTCAATATTTGTATCGGATCACCGACGTGCTCGAGAATATAACCGAATACGATCACATCAAATCGCTCGGAGGTATCAAATGTTTCAAAGTAGTGTTCAGCAATTTCGACATTCACATCAGGGAACCGTCGGTGAAAATTCCTGATCACAGACGGAGATGCTTCCACTACGACATGGCGTTTGAACTGCCGGTCGAAAGCGTTCGCGGCTATCCCGTGTCCGAGACCCAGCTCAAGCAGAGAGGATGCACCTTCTGAGAGCTGCATTACCCGTTCGGGATACCACGTTAACTGGATCTCATTATCAAAATCATAGAGGCTCTCTCCCGAATATGCTCCGATGTGATCATCCAGCTCATTTTTCATAGTGTTGTTTCCCTCTCGGTTCACGGCAGCCGCAACGAACACTGTTCTATACAAGGTCATAGTTGCCGGCTATTGCCGCGATAAGTATATCTCTGGAATTGAACATCATCACATCCATGATAGACAGCCAAGCCACGAACTCATTGCCGAACTGCGGATACTCGAAAGGTTTTGGTCTGATGAACTGCAGATCAATGCCCTTCTCGCGGAATGTTTCTTTTGAATACAGATCCAAGCCGCCGATACTGTTCAGATACGTGTCTGCCCCCATTGCTTTGCAAAAGGCAAGGACTTTGTCCTGGTTCTTCAGGGAGTGGTCGATCGGAACGGCTGACGAAATTATTGTCTCAGTCCCTATATGCAGGTATTCGCAGATCCTGAGGATCGAGTTATAGATGAAGCCGAACAGATTCGCATCGCCATACAGAAATATGTCCTCGATCAACGGGAAGACCTGCTCAAAATACGGGGCACGCCTGTATGCTTCCTTTGTTTTGTTCAGCAGTCTCACTTTGTTGAAGTCAGCGGATAACCGCCTATCTTTTATGTTCAGGAAGTCAGAGTCTTTCTTAAGGGGAATAGAAAAGGTCACATCCCTGCCCTGCTGCAGAAAGCGATTCCTGTTGACCCAGCCTTTTTTTGTGTACTGAATATTATCGTAGACAATGAACGCATCAACCGCCTGAATTAACTGATAATAACCGATATAAGGCAGAAAATAAGGCTGCATAATGCCTATTTTCATGATCACACATCCCGTATGATTGAGGTTATTGTCTCAATTGATGCACTGTCCAGTCCGGGATAGATCGGCAGGCAGAGAACGCGTTCTGCCACCTTTCTCGCGACCGGGAGATTAGTATGCGCAGCAGAAGGCAGGTCCTTATACATCGGGAACTCGCTGATCAATGGATAGAAATAGCGCCTTGGAAAAATCCCTTGGTTACGAAGCGCATCATTAAGTCCCTCACAGGAAAGCGGATAATCCTCTTCAATAACGATGGGAAAATACGAATAGTTATAACAGGTGTCTAAAGGTAATGACGGGCAGGTGACCCCCTGGACTGACGACAGCTGCTCCCTGTAATGTGCGTCAACCTCTCGCCGCAGTGCGATCGCCTTGTCAACGTGTTTGAGCTGCACAAGCCCAAAAGCTGCCTGCAGTTCATTCATTTTTGCGTTTATGCCGGTACCAACCACATTTAGTTCGCCAGCGTACCCGAAATTCTTCAGGTCGTCAATCCTCTTTTTTGTCTCTTCGTCGTGACAGATAATGGCTCCGCCTTCAAACGTATTGAACACTTTGGTGGCATGGAAACTTAATATCGAGAGGTCTCCATGCGTTAACAGGCTCTGCCCCTTATATGTGACGCCGAATGCATGTGCCGCATCATAGATGATCTTGAAACCGTGGGCATCAGCTATTTCCCGAATACGCTCCACGTCGCACGGATGCCCATATACATGCACTGGAAGAATCGCCGTGGTCTGCGGCGTGATTGCAGCCTCGATCTCCTCAGGGTCGAGATTGAACGTTTTAGAACGCATGTCAACGAAGACCGGCTTAATGCCATTCCAGAGGAGAGCATGCGCTGTTGCAACAAACGTAAAAGGTGTGGTAATCACCTCTCCCGTGATTTCCAGTGCCTGAAGTGCCGTAAGCAGGGCAAGCGTCCCGTTTGCAAACAGAGCAAGGTGCTTAACACCCAGATATTCAGCCATCTTTTTTTCAAGCTCTTGATGATATGGACCGTTGTTGGTCAGCCACTTGCTTTCCCAAATATTTTCGAGATAGGGCAGGAATTCCTCCAAGGGCGGAAGATATGGCCTTGTTACGTAGATGTTTTTCATTATTCCCTTAGGTACTGTTTATGTTTCTTCCACATCTGTTCTAACTGTCTGACCTCACGACAGAAGTCAGACAGTTGCAAACAGGACGGTTTCTTCTGCATGTATCGTATAGTGGCCAAGATAGTATCTATAACCAAGGGCCAGGGATTGCAGATATTCTGGAATTTCCCAGAAATCCTCTATGCGGTGGTACAGTGCAATTGCCAATGAGGGGCGGAACGTGCGTATGGTCTGTTCTGCCCCTTTCAGTGCATGCAGCTCAGCCCCCTCTATATCCATCTTTATAAAATCGACCTTCCTGATCCCATTTTCCTTCGC of the Nitrospirota bacterium genome contains:
- a CDS encoding glycosyltransferase, which encodes MSEPLLSVCLITYNHAKYIREAIDGVLMQKVNFTWELIVADDFSTDGTREIVLEYARNYPAFIKLILQERNVGAAQNWMDLMAAPSGKYIAYFEGDDFWTDPSKLQRQVDALENNTDLAGCFSNAIIVDDNGQIISVDYFAFYNKKVKPEIRTEDIVPFGMSPSNSLVFRREILVNPPDWFARNSRHSGLDLLITLHGILYCINEKLGAYRIRPGGSWSLAPLSTRLMSDLLFLKPLYQDEHMYRNHGPVIIGVIKNEILCLLELKHQQEACGTIVGIILKLLFSYPRNMSFFILLPYWIFKYFMGKIVQKSIRHFKTVINIYW
- a CDS encoding class I SAM-dependent methyltransferase, which codes for MIMGRNYNDELDDSDNSENEKYAYNFDFDVMHPYMIKSFEPFFNKGSLLELGSYKGNFTRRFLSYFDDITCVEASDVAVVEAKKKLGEQVKFVHSLFENATLPMHYDNIVMTHVLEHLDDPVMIMKRVNDEWLAENGRFFLVCPNANAPSRQIAVKMGLISHNAAVTRAEAEHGHRRTYSLDTLERDAVEAGLKVVHRSGIFFKALANFQWDKLLHTDIISKEYLEGCYQLGQQYPDFCSSIFLMCKKGHKNE
- a CDS encoding glycosylase; protein product: MFHWEKLGKIFDPREHVNESWLQEFAQSPSTLLYERHVRVYFCSRPAPASAGQYLSYLTYIDLDRWDLLKVINICSNPILSLGAYGTFDEFGTNPISVIRYQDQVRVYYAGWTRCESVPFNGAIGLAISHDNGDSFARLGDGPVLSYSPDEPFLLGSPRIRKYGEKWYLWYVSGKEWLKTDSKPEPVYKIRMASSDDGINWSKLGRDLIPDRLGAHECQACPDVTYRDGKYHMFMSYRPSHNYKSKEGGYRIGYSCSDDMINWCRRDELVGLDVSEEGWDSEMVSYPHLFMLDGETYMLYQGNGMGLAGIGLAKLDGAWHWSDNCTG
- a CDS encoding ATP-grasp domain-containing protein, whose product is MRPKHRVLIFPAGSEIGLEIYNSLKYSHHTDVFGASGKSDHASYVYEEARYIEEPLYIDQPDFIVRFNRLIQTFQIGFVYPTHDTVACFLSEHQAEIDACIVTSCYETNRIARFKQLTYDRFRSFGFCPAVFDEPYDDLPFPVFLKPNDGQGGKGTYVAGNAEDLRFYLGKKTDLLVTEFLPGEELSVDCFTDGRGKLLFIGPRTRERIQMGISFRSTAVELTDEIRHIAQDINETVSLNGAWFFQVKKDGRGDHKLMEFAPRQSSTMGLYRHCGVNFALLSLFNAMGTPVEILQNNYAVQLDRCLHNRFKASFEFQRVYIDFDETVVAGKHVHDRIMAFLYQCRNKGIAVVLLTKHLQSIGETLRACGISEYLFEKIVHISDHQEKWTFIDPEGAIFIDNYWFDRRAVKEKWDIPVFDVDSVECLLR
- a CDS encoding class I SAM-dependent methyltransferase, with the translated sequence MKNELDDHIGAYSGESLYDFDNEIQLTWYPERVMQLSEGASSLLELGLGHGIAANAFDRQFKRHVVVEASPSVIRNFHRRFPDVNVEIAEHYFETFDTSERFDVIVFGYILEHVGDPIQILKRFRNFLTSGGRMFVTVPNAEVLNRRLGHLAGLLPDMKQLSEHDLLLGHKRYYTIDSLRKDIEDAGCTITRLEGIYLKPLTTRQLISLDLDEKIIRALCMAGIVYPELCCSVLAEVAPAAD
- a CDS encoding WbqC family protein; translation: MKIGIMQPYFLPYIGYYQLIQAVDAFIVYDNIQYTKKGWVNRNRFLQQGRDVTFSIPLKKDSDFLNIKDRRLSADFNKVRLLNKTKEAYRRAPYFEQVFPLIEDIFLYGDANLFGFIYNSILRICEYLHIGTETIISSAVPIDHSLKNQDKVLAFCKAMGADTYLNSIGGLDLYSKETFREKGIDLQFIRPKPFEYPQFGNEFVAWLSIMDVMMFNSRDILIAAIAGNYDLV
- a CDS encoding DegT/DnrJ/EryC1/StrS family aminotransferase encodes the protein MKNIYVTRPYLPPLEEFLPYLENIWESKWLTNNGPYHQELEKKMAEYLGVKHLALFANGTLALLTALQALEITGEVITTPFTFVATAHALLWNGIKPVFVDMRSKTFNLDPEEIEAAITPQTTAILPVHVYGHPCDVERIREIADAHGFKIIYDAAHAFGVTYKGQSLLTHGDLSILSFHATKVFNTFEGGAIICHDEETKKRIDDLKNFGYAGELNVVGTGINAKMNELQAAFGLVQLKHVDKAIALRREVDAHYREQLSSVQGVTCPSLPLDTCYNYSYFPIVIEEDYPLSCEGLNDALRNQGIFPRRYFYPLISEFPMYKDLPSAAHTNLPVARKVAERVLCLPIYPGLDSASIETITSIIRDV